The Nocardia sp. NBC_01503 sequence GTCGCCGAGAAGTTCGCCGGACTCGGCTGGCAGGTGCCCAAGATGCTGGCCGACCTGCCCCGTCTGAACGGCTTCTTCCTGGACTCCATCGCGAAGGTGAGCATGAAGAACTTCGTCAAGGGTCGCGTCGCACTGCTCGGCGACTCCGGTTACGGCAACACCATGGCCGGATTCGGCACCGGGCTGGCGGTGGTCGGCGCGTATGTGCTGGCCGGTGAATTGGCCGTCGCGGACGGTGATTACACCGTCGCCTTCCCGCGCTACCAGGAGATGATGAAGCGCTACAGCAAATTGGCGGGCGGCGCGAACGCGGGACCGTTCCTCGCCCCCAAAACCGCCCTGGGCCTGCGCTTCCGCAACTGGTTCCTGACCTCGTGGGCCTTCGACATGATGATGAAGTCCACCGAGAAGTCGAAGAACGATATCGAGCTGAAGAACTACCTGGAAATCATTGCGGCGCGGTGATATTCGAGAAGTCGGGCCCGGTGGCCGGTAGCCACCGGGCCTGTTCGTTCGGTCGTGCTATTCCTTCGTGTCGTCGACCTTGGACATGGACAGCACATCGAGGCGGCGATCGAGCTCCTCGACCGAGAGATTGTCACCGATGAGCCCGCGATCGATCACGGTCTGCCGAATCGTCTTGTGCGCCTTGACCGCCTCCTTGGCGACAGCGGCGGCCTCCTCGTACCCGATGGCCGAATTCAGCGGCGTCACGATCGACGGCGAGGATTCCGCGAGGCGGCGCAGCCGCTCCTCGTTCGCGGTCAATCCGGTGATGCACTTATCGGCGAAGAGTCGAGACACATTGGCCAGCAGGCGAATCGACTCCAGCACATTGCGCGCCATGACCGGGATGTAGACGTTCAGCTCGAACGCGCCATTGCCGCCGCCCCAGGCGATGGCCGCGTCATTGCCGATGACCTGTGCGGCGACCTGTGTAACCGCCTCCGGCAGAACCGGATTCACCTTGCCGGGCATGATCGAGGATCCGGGCTGTAGATCGGGCAGCTGAATCTCGGCGAGTCCGGTGAGCGGGCCGGAGCCCATCCAGCGCACATCATTGGCGATCTTGGTCAGGCTGATGGCGACCGTGCGCAGCGCACCGGAGAGCTCGACCAGTCCATCGCGGGCGGCCTGCGCCTCGAAGTGATTGCGCGCCTCGGAGAGCGCATCGAGATCCGTCGACTTCTTCAGCTCCACAACGACTTTCGCACCGAATCCGTCCGGCGCGTTCAGGCCGGTGCCCACGGCGGTACCGCCGATGGCCAGCTCGCCCAGGCGCGGCAGTGTGGTCAGCAGTCGTTCGATACCGGCGCTCACCTGCCGGGTGTAGCCGCTGAACTCCTGGCCCAGGGTGATCGGCACCGCGTCCATCAGATGTGTGCGCCCGGACTTCACCACCTCGCGCCACTGCACCGACTTGTCCAGCAGCGCCAGCCGCAGATGATCCAGCGCCGGAACGAGATCCTTCACCACGGCCTCGGTGGCGGCGACATGCGTTGCGGTGGGGAAGGTGTCGTTCGAGGACTGGGACATGTTCACATCGTCGTTGGGGTGCACGGTGACGCCATTGTTCGCGGCGATACTCGCGATCACCTCATTGGCGTTCATATTCGAGCTGGTGCCCGAGCCGGTCTGGAAGACGTCGATGGGGAACTGATCGTCATGCTTGCCGTCGGCGATCTCGGTGGCGGCGGCGACGATGGCATCGGCCTTGATCGGGTCGAGCAGGCCCAGATCGCGATTGACGGTGGCGCAGGCGGCTTTCAGCAGGCCGAGCGCGCGAATCTGCGCGCGCTCCAGACCGCGGCCGCTGATGGGGAAGTTCTCCACCGCGCGCTGAGTCTGGGCTCGCCACAACGCCTGTGCGGGGACGCGGACTTCGCCCATCGTGTCGTGTTCGATGCGGTACCGGGTGTCGTCGGTCATGGGTTCGACCCTAGGCCGGGACGAGAGTGCGTGGGGGTGCCACGCTTGGGAGAATCCGCACACGCGATGCCGGGAATACGACAGCAGCCGAAGCTGGACCCGTCGTCCTGGCGTGCACCCGCGCCCATACTGGCGTGCACCCGCGTCCCAGTCGTCCCGGCGCCATCCCCCCGTCGTCCCGGCGCGCTTCTCGGCCGGGATCCACATCGATCATGTAGATCCCGGCCGAAACATGCCGGGATGACGAGGGACGTCCGAAGTCATTGCCCCGGTATGGGATTCGCTCAGAACATCGGCGGGCTGGCATCGTCGTCGCCGACGAAGTCGACCGAGGCGTACTCGCGCAGCTTGGTCAGGCGGTGGTAGGCGTCCACCATGCGCACGGTGCCGGACTTGGCGCGCATGACGATCGACTGGGTGTACGCGCCGCCGCCGTAGTAGCGCACGCCGCGCAGCAGATCACCGTCGGTGACGCCGGTGGCGCTGAAGAAGACGTCCTCACCGGAGACCAGATCCTCGGTGCCGAGCACGCGATCCAGATCGTGGCCGGCGTCGATGGCCTTCTGCCGCTCGGCCTCATCCTTCGGGGCCAGCTTGGCTTGCAGCGCACCACCCATACAGCGCATGGCCGCCGCGGCGATAATGCCCTCGGGGGTGCCGCCGATACCGATGAGCAGGTCGACGCCGGATTCCGGACGGGCACAGGCGATAGCGCCCGCGACGTCACCGTCGGAGATCAGGCGGATGCGGGCGCCGGCCTCGCGGACCTCGCGCATATGCGGCTCGTGCCGGGGGCGATCGAGGATGCAGACGGTCAGATCCGAGACGAAGGAGTTCTTGGCCTTGGCGACCCGGCGCAGGTTCTCCGCGATCGGCGCCGATAGGTCGATGACATCGGCGGCGTCCGGGCCGACGGCGATCTTCTCCATGTAGAACACGGCCGAGGGATCGAACATGGCGCCGCGCTCGGCGACCGCCAGGACCGAGATCGCGCCGGGCGAGCCCTTGGACATCAGCGTGGTGCCGTCGATCGGATCGACCGCGAAGTCGAGCTCCGCGCCCTCGCCATTGCCGACGAGTTCGCCGTT is a genomic window containing:
- a CDS encoding class II fumarate hydratase; this translates as MTDDTRYRIEHDTMGEVRVPAQALWRAQTQRAVENFPISGRGLERAQIRALGLLKAACATVNRDLGLLDPIKADAIVAAATEIADGKHDDQFPIDVFQTGSGTSSNMNANEVIASIAANNGVTVHPNDDVNMSQSSNDTFPTATHVAATEAVVKDLVPALDHLRLALLDKSVQWREVVKSGRTHLMDAVPITLGQEFSGYTRQVSAGIERLLTTLPRLGELAIGGTAVGTGLNAPDGFGAKVVVELKKSTDLDALSEARNHFEAQAARDGLVELSGALRTVAISLTKIANDVRWMGSGPLTGLAEIQLPDLQPGSSIMPGKVNPVLPEAVTQVAAQVIGNDAAIAWGGGNGAFELNVYIPVMARNVLESIRLLANVSRLFADKCITGLTANEERLRRLAESSPSIVTPLNSAIGYEEAAAVAKEAVKAHKTIRQTVIDRGLIGDNLSVEELDRRLDVLSMSKVDDTKE
- the glpX gene encoding class II fructose-bisphosphatase, with amino-acid sequence MTAPTPAPSRREAPDRNLALELVRVTEAGAMAAGRWVGRGDKEGGDGAAVDAMRQLVSTVSMRGIVVIGEGEKDEAPMLYNGELVGNGEGAELDFAVDPIDGTTLMSKGSPGAISVLAVAERGAMFDPSAVFYMEKIAVGPDAADVIDLSAPIAENLRRVAKAKNSFVSDLTVCILDRPRHEPHMREVREAGARIRLISDGDVAGAIACARPESGVDLLIGIGGTPEGIIAAAAMRCMGGALQAKLAPKDEAERQKAIDAGHDLDRVLGTEDLVSGEDVFFSATGVTDGDLLRGVRYYGGGAYTQSIVMRAKSGTVRMVDAYHRLTKLREYASVDFVGDDDASPPMF